In one Mycobacterium heckeshornense genomic region, the following are encoded:
- a CDS encoding acyl-CoA dehydrogenase family protein, whose product MDRFELRRFDYSLTEDHTALQNAYRQFFKAHCPIETVRAAEPSGFDKNLWERLCAMGATTMAVPESCGGDGATLVDLTLVAEEIGRSLAPVPWIDHVCAARLLACLGAVEADVVSGKQLAALDVQVDSGTGARLIPSGSIADQIVVRDRDSVIGLTFATRPAKVDNIGRLPMAWVDPAAADTRTVLADGPDGAKHYRRALDEWRLLTAAALVGLVEETMTIAAEFAKTRYTLGVPISTLQAISHPLANIAITVQGGRNLTHRAAWFLDNEPDERAELAASAFVFMSEEAAKAATMAVHVQGGLGVSAEAAATAYLVRARGWPLAGGDPAASAKQIAHIVAAREAQV is encoded by the coding sequence ATGGACCGCTTCGAACTCCGAAGGTTCGACTACAGCCTGACCGAGGATCATACGGCGCTGCAGAACGCGTACAGGCAGTTCTTCAAGGCTCACTGCCCGATTGAAACCGTCCGCGCCGCTGAGCCTTCCGGATTCGACAAGAACCTCTGGGAGCGGTTGTGCGCGATGGGCGCAACGACGATGGCGGTGCCGGAGTCCTGTGGCGGCGACGGGGCGACGCTGGTGGACCTGACGCTGGTGGCCGAGGAGATCGGCCGTTCGCTCGCCCCGGTCCCGTGGATCGACCATGTCTGCGCTGCTCGGCTGCTCGCCTGCCTGGGCGCAGTGGAGGCCGACGTTGTCAGCGGAAAGCAGCTTGCCGCGCTGGATGTCCAGGTCGACAGTGGCACGGGTGCCCGGCTGATTCCGAGCGGTTCGATCGCCGACCAGATCGTCGTCCGCGACCGCGACTCGGTGATCGGGCTGACGTTCGCCACCCGACCGGCCAAGGTCGACAACATCGGCCGCTTGCCCATGGCCTGGGTCGATCCGGCCGCCGCCGACACCCGCACAGTCCTGGCCGACGGGCCGGATGGTGCGAAGCATTACCGGCGCGCGCTTGACGAGTGGCGGCTGCTGACCGCCGCGGCTTTGGTCGGTCTGGTCGAGGAGACCATGACCATCGCCGCGGAGTTCGCCAAGACCCGCTACACGCTGGGCGTGCCGATCTCGACGCTGCAGGCTATCTCGCATCCGCTGGCCAACATAGCGATTACCGTGCAGGGTGGTCGCAATCTCACCCATCGCGCCGCCTGGTTCCTCGACAACGAGCCCGACGAGCGCGCCGAGCTGGCAGCGTCGGCGTTCGTGTTCATGTCCGAAGAGGCCGCCAAGGCCGCCACCATGGCTGTCCACGTCCAAGGTGGTCTCGGGGTTTCTGCGGAAGCGGCCGCGACAGCGTATCTGGTGCGCGCTCGGGGCTGGCCATTAGCCGGCGGCGATCCGGCAGCGAGCGCAAAGCAGATTGCGCACATCGTTGCAGCACGTGAAGCACAAGTCTAG
- a CDS encoding acyl-CoA dehydrogenase family protein has translation MDFSRVELSREDKAFLDEARKFLATHVTEEVRRRDRETGDNFDEGVHLAMGAAGYLEAEWKPESEGGFSRVRRRIWELEKRRFHVPWVTWGTTAMVARSVARFGSQELQNEVLPGVFSGHIRMCLGYTEPEGGSDVATCKTRAVREADGSSWVINGSKMFTTGAHNCQYVFLITNTDPDAPKHKSLTMFLVPLNSPGIDIQGIRTIDGDRTNIVYYTDVRVADKYRLGEVNGGWTVLREPLNVEHGAVPPARDGLQDTSIMMHQAGFLAEAVDKAAARVAQPGPDGRRLVDDNSVAYRLGRSVARLEAALSTPSIFGRVAIAQTMRDISPDLMDILGAAAALPFGADGAADDGSAEYCYRFAPLVGIYGGTLEVFRNMIAQHVLGLGKPAYAQPKPKLRRFVGRIY, from the coding sequence ATGGACTTCTCGAGAGTCGAACTGTCTAGAGAAGACAAGGCTTTCCTCGACGAGGCGCGAAAGTTCCTGGCCACCCATGTCACCGAGGAGGTCCGGCGCCGCGACCGTGAAACCGGCGACAACTTCGACGAAGGCGTGCACCTGGCCATGGGTGCCGCGGGATATCTGGAAGCCGAGTGGAAGCCGGAGTCCGAAGGCGGGTTCAGCCGTGTGCGCCGCCGGATCTGGGAGCTGGAGAAGCGCCGCTTTCATGTGCCATGGGTGACCTGGGGAACGACCGCGATGGTGGCCCGCTCGGTGGCCAGATTCGGCTCGCAGGAACTACAAAACGAGGTGCTGCCCGGCGTGTTCAGCGGCCATATCCGAATGTGCCTGGGCTACACCGAACCCGAAGGCGGCTCCGACGTCGCCACCTGTAAAACCCGCGCGGTGCGGGAGGCGGATGGATCCAGCTGGGTCATTAATGGCTCCAAGATGTTCACCACCGGTGCGCACAACTGCCAATACGTCTTCCTGATTACCAATACCGACCCCGACGCACCGAAACACAAGAGCCTGACCATGTTTCTGGTGCCGTTGAATTCGCCCGGCATAGACATTCAGGGCATCCGAACCATCGACGGGGACCGCACCAACATCGTCTACTACACCGACGTCCGTGTCGCCGACAAGTACCGGCTGGGCGAAGTCAATGGTGGCTGGACGGTGCTACGTGAGCCGCTCAACGTCGAGCATGGAGCGGTCCCGCCCGCGCGGGACGGGCTACAAGACACGTCGATCATGATGCACCAGGCCGGGTTTCTCGCCGAAGCGGTCGACAAAGCCGCGGCACGGGTGGCGCAGCCAGGTCCGGATGGCCGCCGGCTTGTCGACGACAACTCGGTGGCATACCGGTTGGGCCGCAGCGTGGCCCGGCTGGAGGCGGCGTTGTCCACACCCAGTATCTTCGGACGTGTCGCGATCGCCCAAACCATGCGTGACATCTCGCCGGACTTGATGGACATACTCGGCGCCGCGGCGGCTCTACCGTTCGGCGCCGACGGTGCGGCCGACGACGGCAGCGCGGAATACTGCTACCGTTTTGCGCCGTTGGTCGGCATTTACGGCGGGACCCTCGAGGTGTTCCGCAACATGATCGCCCAGCACGTGCTCGGGCTTGGAAAGCCGGCGTACGCACAGCCTAAGCCGAAGTTGCGGCGGTTTGTCGGTCGGATTTACTGA
- a CDS encoding CaiB/BaiF CoA transferase family protein has translation MDGYRVLEVAQFTFVPAAGAILADWGADVIKVEHPVRGDTQRGFLNMGGVELNPDRHPLIEHPNRGKRSVGIDVSTPAGQEVLYELARASDVFLTNYLPAARQKNKIDVEHIRAANPKIVYARGSAYGDKGPERDVGGYDGTAFWTRSGIGHALTPAELGAPLAQGIPAFGDSIGGMFIAGGISAALLHRERTGEALELDVSLLSTAWWAAGASVTQGMDTGEIMRASMPESGGSPVNPFMGNYQTSDGGTINLCIVSPTGYIRDTFQHLGVPEAADDPRFADVLPLMENAQAAAQIIAKAIGSKPFDYWRQHLKTMKGQWAPFQSLVELAEDEQAIANDMIVEVEAADGGQPFKVVRGPVQFNHEPLETTRAPQASEHTEIVLAELGMDWERIADLKQSGAIA, from the coding sequence ATGGACGGCTACCGGGTCCTCGAAGTCGCGCAGTTCACCTTCGTCCCAGCCGCGGGTGCCATCCTCGCCGACTGGGGAGCAGACGTTATCAAAGTCGAGCATCCCGTGCGCGGCGACACCCAGCGCGGCTTTCTGAATATGGGCGGCGTGGAGCTCAACCCCGACCGGCACCCGTTGATCGAACACCCGAACCGTGGCAAACGCAGCGTCGGAATCGACGTGTCCACACCAGCTGGCCAGGAAGTGCTCTACGAACTCGCCAGAGCCTCCGACGTCTTCTTGACCAATTACCTGCCGGCAGCGAGGCAAAAGAACAAAATCGATGTCGAGCACATTCGCGCGGCAAACCCCAAGATCGTCTATGCCCGCGGCTCGGCTTACGGTGACAAAGGCCCCGAACGCGACGTCGGCGGCTACGACGGAACGGCATTCTGGACCCGCAGCGGAATCGGCCATGCGTTGACACCAGCTGAGCTGGGAGCTCCTCTGGCCCAGGGGATTCCGGCGTTCGGCGACTCGATCGGCGGGATGTTCATTGCTGGTGGCATCTCGGCTGCGCTGCTGCACCGTGAACGAACGGGCGAAGCCCTTGAGCTCGACGTCTCTTTGCTGAGCACAGCGTGGTGGGCGGCTGGCGCGAGCGTCACGCAGGGCATGGACACCGGGGAAATCATGCGTGCCTCGATGCCGGAATCCGGCGGCTCGCCGGTGAATCCGTTTATGGGGAATTACCAGACCTCCGACGGAGGCACGATCAATTTGTGTATCGTCAGCCCGACGGGCTACATCCGCGACACGTTCCAACATCTGGGTGTCCCCGAGGCCGCTGATGATCCCCGCTTCGCGGATGTACTTCCGCTGATGGAAAATGCCCAGGCGGCCGCCCAGATAATCGCAAAGGCTATAGGCAGCAAGCCTTTCGACTACTGGAGGCAGCATTTGAAAACGATGAAGGGTCAGTGGGCGCCGTTCCAGAGTCTCGTCGAGCTCGCCGAGGATGAACAGGCGATTGCTAACGACATGATCGTGGAGGTCGAGGCCGCCGATGGCGGACAGCCGTTTAAAGTCGTCCGCGGGCCGGTGCAGTTCAATCATGAGCCGTTGGAGACGACGCGGGCGCCGCAGGCGTCGGAGCATACCGAAATCGTTCTCGCCGAGCTAGGTATGGACTGGGAACGCATCGCCGATCTCAAGCAATCGGGAGCGATCGCATGA
- a CDS encoding thiolase family protein, translating to MNDVAIIGVGLHPFGRFEGKSAMEMAADAIQLALSDAGLAWKDIQFAVGGSWTVANPDAIVGMVGLTGIPFTDVFNACATAASATKLCADTIRLGEYDIGIAVGMDKHPRGAFTEDPALVGMPRWYAENGQYLTTKFFGMKANRYLHKHGISVQTLAKVAAKNYRNGSRNPNAYRRKPLTEEQILRSPVLNYPLTQYMFCAPDEGAAAAVMCRADIARRFTAKPVLVRAVEIRTRRYGAYEVNTTYAPVEEDVSPTVYAARAAFEKAGVGPGDVDVIQLQDTDAGAEVIHMAECGFCADGEQEKLVADGATEITGAMPVNTDGGLIANGEPIGASGLRQVHELVRQLRGDAGKRQVPGTPRVGFAQVYGAPGTAAATILSA from the coding sequence ATGAACGACGTCGCAATCATCGGGGTGGGTCTGCACCCGTTTGGCAGGTTCGAGGGCAAGTCGGCGATGGAGATGGCCGCTGATGCGATTCAGCTCGCATTGTCCGATGCAGGGCTGGCGTGGAAGGACATCCAGTTCGCCGTGGGCGGAAGTTGGACGGTCGCCAACCCTGATGCGATCGTCGGCATGGTGGGGCTTACCGGCATTCCGTTTACCGACGTGTTCAATGCCTGCGCCACGGCGGCCAGCGCGACGAAACTTTGCGCGGACACGATCCGCCTGGGCGAGTACGACATCGGGATTGCGGTCGGCATGGATAAGCATCCACGCGGCGCCTTCACCGAAGATCCAGCGCTGGTGGGAATGCCAAGGTGGTATGCCGAAAACGGACAATACCTGACGACCAAGTTCTTCGGAATGAAAGCAAACCGCTATCTGCACAAACACGGCATCTCGGTGCAAACCCTGGCGAAGGTCGCCGCGAAGAACTACCGCAATGGATCGCGTAATCCCAACGCGTACCGGCGCAAGCCGCTCACCGAAGAGCAGATCCTGCGCTCGCCGGTCCTGAATTACCCGCTGACGCAGTACATGTTCTGCGCGCCCGACGAAGGCGCTGCCGCCGCTGTCATGTGCCGCGCTGACATCGCGCGCCGGTTTACAGCCAAACCGGTGCTGGTGCGAGCGGTGGAGATCCGCACTCGCCGCTACGGCGCCTACGAGGTGAACACTACCTATGCTCCCGTCGAAGAGGACGTGTCGCCCACGGTCTACGCCGCGCGTGCCGCATTCGAGAAGGCCGGTGTAGGGCCTGGCGATGTGGACGTCATCCAGCTACAAGACACCGACGCCGGTGCCGAGGTGATCCACATGGCCGAGTGCGGGTTTTGCGCCGACGGTGAGCAGGAGAAGCTGGTGGCGGACGGCGCGACCGAAATCACCGGTGCGATGCCGGTCAACACCGACGGCGGGCTGATTGCCAACGGTGAGCCGATCGGGGCGTCCGGGCTGCGGCAGGTCCATGAGCTGGTGCGTCAGCTGCGCGGCGACGCCGGCAAGCGGCAAGTGCCCGGAACCCCGCGGGTAGGGTTCGCACAGGTGTACGGCGCACCGGGCACCGCCGCCGCGACGATCCTCAGCGCTTAA
- a CDS encoding IS1634 family transposase translates to MHVARTPSKYVDKAGNVRRYESVLVRRTYRDGKKVRHETLANLSKLPADVIAAVEGTLKGQVLVPAGSEFTITRSLPHGDVAAVAAMARQLGFPALLGPACRSRDLVFALIISRVIQPASKLSTLASWADSTVGVDLDVATASTDEIYAAMDWLADRQDTIEKKLAAKHLGPQANPSRMALFDLTSAWMTGRCCELASRGYSRDGKKGLPQIEYGILTDPAGRPVAVRVFAGNTADPVAFTDIVEVVRTQFGLDRLVLVGDRGMITSARIDAIRELNDNPDTATGFGWLTALRAPQIAVLAADDGPLQMSLFDTQDLAEITHPDYPGERLIACRNPALAAQRARKRAALLAATEIDLGAIAERVAAGRLTGAGRIGEAVGKIIDKYKMGKHFERTITDTSLTYHRNQAGIDTETALDGIYVLRTSVPATDLNAPGVVVGYKNLAHVERDFRSIKTDDLDLRPIRHRLTERVKAHVLICMLACYVTWHLRQAWAPLTFTDEHPPLRDNPVAPAQRSQAAQTKAATRHAPDGTALRSFRGLLTHLATLTRNDIRYHGTNTTVPTLAESTPEQRRAFELIKTPIPLQVA, encoded by the coding sequence ATGCACGTAGCCCGAACACCGAGCAAGTATGTGGACAAGGCGGGCAACGTTCGCCGCTATGAGTCGGTCCTGGTGCGCCGCACCTATCGAGACGGCAAGAAAGTCCGCCACGAGACGCTGGCGAACCTGTCCAAGCTGCCCGCCGACGTGATCGCCGCGGTTGAGGGCACGCTCAAGGGCCAGGTGCTGGTGCCGGCCGGGTCTGAGTTCACGATCACCCGGTCACTGCCGCATGGGGATGTGGCGGCGGTAGCTGCGATGGCCCGCCAGTTGGGGTTTCCGGCGTTGTTGGGGCCGGCGTGCCGGTCGAGGGATCTGGTGTTCGCGCTGATCATCTCCCGGGTGATCCAACCGGCCTCCAAGCTGTCCACGCTGGCCTCGTGGGCCGATTCCACCGTGGGGGTCGATCTGGATGTGGCCACCGCATCCACCGACGAGATCTACGCTGCGATGGACTGGCTGGCCGACCGGCAAGACACGATCGAAAAGAAGCTGGCTGCCAAACACTTAGGGCCACAGGCTAATCCCTCGCGGATGGCGTTGTTTGATCTGACCAGTGCCTGGATGACCGGACGGTGTTGCGAGCTGGCCTCGCGCGGGTATTCGAGGGACGGTAAAAAAGGGCTACCGCAAATCGAATACGGCATCCTCACCGATCCAGCCGGCCGCCCGGTGGCGGTGCGGGTGTTTGCCGGTAACACCGCCGACCCGGTCGCCTTCACCGACATCGTCGAGGTGGTGCGCACCCAATTCGGGCTTGATCGGTTGGTGCTGGTCGGTGATCGCGGCATGATCACCTCCGCGCGTATCGACGCAATCCGTGAACTCAATGACAACCCAGACACCGCAACTGGTTTCGGATGGCTCACCGCGCTGCGCGCCCCCCAGATCGCCGTGCTGGCCGCCGATGACGGGCCGCTGCAGATGAGCTTGTTCGATACCCAGGACCTCGCCGAAATCACCCACCCCGACTATCCCGGCGAACGGCTCATCGCCTGCCGCAACCCCGCCCTGGCCGCCCAACGCGCCCGCAAACGCGCCGCCCTGCTGGCCGCCACCGAGATCGACCTGGGCGCCATCGCCGAACGGGTGGCTGCCGGCCGGCTGACCGGAGCCGGCCGCATCGGGGAAGCCGTCGGCAAAATCATCGATAAATACAAGATGGGCAAGCACTTTGAGCGCACCATCACCGACACCAGCCTCACCTACCACCGCAACCAGGCCGGCATCGACACCGAAACCGCCCTCGATGGCATCTACGTGCTACGCACCAGCGTGCCCGCCACCGACCTCAACGCCCCAGGCGTGGTCGTCGGCTACAAGAACTTGGCCCACGTCGAACGCGACTTCCGCAGCATCAAAACCGACGACCTCGACCTACGACCCATCCGCCACCGGCTCACCGAACGGGTCAAAGCCCACGTGTTGATCTGCATGCTGGCCTGCTATGTGACCTGGCACCTGCGCCAGGCCTGGGCGCCGCTGACCTTCACCGACGAACACCCACCCCTACGCGACAACCCCGTCGCACCGGCCCAACGCTCCCAAGCTGCCCAAACCAAAGCCGCCACCCGCCACGCCCCCGACGGCACCGCGCTGCGCAGCTTCCGCGGCCTGCTCACCCACCTGGCGACCCTGACCCGCAACGACATTCGCTACCACGGCACCAACACCACCGTGCCCACCCTGGCCGAATCCACCCCCGAACAGCGCCGCGCCTTCGAACTCATCAAGACCCCCATCCCCCTCCAAGTGGCGTAG
- a CDS encoding amidohydrolase family protein: protein MAYKAIDCLVNVHFGEAEKQPKWLLKVRDDYFKGPESMFAPVDLTELLDEMDEQNVQQAILMDSLANPSSTARKFVEAKPDRFALAMGGVNLLRPVPSLRALSAVVKDLPVAYAVVGPSFWGDGQYPPSDAVYYPLYTKCAELELPLCINTGIPGPPIPGEVQHPIHLDRVCVRFPELRLCMIHGADPWWEVAIRLLLKYDNLRLMTSAWSPKRLPESLLHYMRTRGPDKVIFASDWPVLRMRRVVPEARALDLPAEVLENYLYNNARRFFFGRELEQ, encoded by the coding sequence ATGGCGTACAAAGCTATCGATTGCCTGGTCAACGTTCACTTCGGCGAAGCCGAGAAGCAGCCGAAATGGCTGCTCAAGGTCAGAGACGACTACTTCAAGGGTCCCGAGTCGATGTTCGCCCCGGTCGATCTGACCGAGCTGCTCGACGAAATGGACGAGCAGAACGTGCAGCAAGCGATCCTGATGGACTCGCTGGCGAACCCGTCGAGTACTGCACGCAAATTCGTTGAGGCCAAGCCGGATCGGTTTGCCCTGGCGATGGGGGGTGTGAACTTGCTGCGCCCCGTGCCGTCACTGCGTGCGTTGAGTGCGGTTGTTAAAGACCTGCCGGTCGCCTACGCCGTCGTAGGGCCGAGCTTCTGGGGTGACGGACAGTATCCGCCCAGCGACGCCGTCTACTACCCGCTCTACACAAAGTGCGCCGAACTGGAACTGCCGCTGTGCATCAACACCGGAATCCCGGGTCCGCCGATTCCCGGTGAGGTGCAACATCCCATCCATCTCGACCGGGTGTGCGTTCGGTTTCCGGAACTTCGGCTGTGCATGATTCATGGCGCGGATCCGTGGTGGGAGGTCGCGATCCGCCTGCTGCTCAAATACGACAACTTGCGTCTGATGACATCGGCGTGGTCACCCAAGCGGTTGCCGGAAAGCCTGCTGCACTACATGCGGACTCGTGGCCCGGATAAGGTCATTTTCGCGTCGGATTGGCCGGTGCTGAGGATGCGCCGCGTAGTTCCCGAGGCGCGTGCGCTGGATCTGCCGGCCGAGGTGCTCGAAAACTATCTGTACAACAACGCGCGGCGATTCTTCTTCGGCCGGGAATTGGAGCAATGA
- a CDS encoding cytochrome P450, with translation MESQLRDIAVVDDKPADYLRDPYPYFAQKRRGRGVFHGTVMDYTKTPESLRPKNSFAAMSFGAVNKTFRDGRVFSSTMYDATIGVFMGPTILAMEGKKHREHRNLVSAAFKSKALARWEPSIVRPICDALIDEFIDDGQADLVRQFTFEFPTRVIATLLGLPEEDLPMFRRRAAELIGYTVNYERALKASVTLKDYFLQQIDQRRTTPTDDIIGDLVTAEIDGEKLSDEAIYSFLRLLLPAGLETTYRSSGNLLYLLLTHSHQFAAVRADHSLIPQAIEEGLRLETPLTTVQRFTTEDTELEGVEIPAGSVIDVCIGSANRDERRWQRSEEFDIFRPHLPHISFAAGEHTCLGLHLARMETRVALQSLLGRLTNFTLVSGDDPHIHGQPFRSPTALPVTFDAIG, from the coding sequence GTGGAAAGCCAACTTCGCGATATCGCCGTCGTCGATGACAAGCCCGCCGACTACCTGCGGGATCCCTACCCGTACTTCGCGCAGAAACGCCGCGGCCGCGGCGTCTTCCACGGAACGGTCATGGACTACACCAAAACACCCGAGTCGCTGCGGCCCAAGAACTCATTTGCCGCGATGTCGTTCGGCGCGGTGAACAAGACATTTCGCGATGGGCGGGTGTTCAGTTCAACGATGTACGACGCCACTATCGGCGTATTCATGGGGCCGACCATCCTGGCCATGGAGGGCAAAAAGCACCGCGAGCACCGCAATCTGGTGTCGGCCGCGTTCAAGTCCAAGGCGTTGGCGCGCTGGGAACCCAGCATCGTGCGGCCGATCTGCGACGCGCTGATCGATGAGTTCATCGACGACGGCCAAGCCGATCTCGTCCGGCAGTTCACCTTCGAGTTCCCCACCCGCGTTATTGCCACACTGTTGGGCTTGCCTGAAGAAGACCTGCCGATGTTTCGCCGGCGCGCGGCGGAATTGATCGGCTACACGGTCAACTACGAACGTGCCTTGAAGGCGTCGGTTACGCTCAAAGATTACTTCCTGCAGCAGATCGACCAACGCAGAACCACCCCCACCGACGACATCATCGGTGATCTGGTGACCGCGGAGATCGACGGCGAAAAGCTCAGCGATGAAGCCATCTATTCGTTTCTGCGGCTGCTGCTGCCGGCGGGATTGGAAACCACCTATCGGTCATCGGGCAATCTGCTCTACCTGTTGCTCACTCATTCCCATCAGTTCGCCGCGGTACGTGCCGACCACTCGCTGATCCCACAGGCGATCGAAGAGGGACTGCGCCTCGAGACACCGCTGACCACCGTGCAGCGGTTCACCACCGAGGACACCGAGCTCGAAGGGGTCGAGATACCGGCAGGATCGGTGATCGACGTATGCATCGGCTCAGCGAACCGCGACGAGCGGCGATGGCAACGTTCAGAAGAATTCGACATCTTCCGTCCACACCTGCCCCACATTTCGTTTGCCGCAGGCGAACACACGTGTCTTGGTTTGCATTTGGCGAGGATGGAAACGCGCGTTGCATTGCAATCTTTGCTCGGTCGTCTGACCAACTTCACGTTGGTCAGCGGCGACGACCCGCACATCCACGGTCAGCCCTTCCGCTCCCCGACGGCACTTCCAGTGACCTTCGACGCCATCGGGTAG
- a CDS encoding acyl-CoA synthetase, translating to MPEWTIGAVLDAIADVVPDRLMTACGERRSTFAQTAVRTNQIASFLRHNGFGVHRPRSALNRWECGQDRVALIMYNDLYPDILIGCLKARAVPVNVNYHYSPREVRELVEYVRPRGIVYHRSLGERLAEVLPSVGAELLVSVDDGSTVAPLPGAVALDEALASGDDERVTGSPDDLIMMCTGGTTGRPKGVLWRQSDMYVAAMAGSDHASVDEIQQKVRTGGQPWFAVSPLMHAAGMWTAFAAILNGLSVILYDNRTRLDPRSVWEIAAREKVGMLTMVGDAYAGPLVAELRRGCYDLSALYAIGTGGAATNPKYKQALMECLPHVTVIDGYGSSESGNAAFGHSRHGIVSDTFELREGVAVVSADRSRFLRPGEQEIGWVARTGRIPLGYYNDPEATERTFPEIDGQRVVIPGDRATIWDDGTLRLLGRDSQVVNTGGEKVFVEEVEEVLRAHPGVADALVVGRPSERWGEEVVALVAVQPGHGDLSRDGLYDFCRSQLADFKVPKEFIYVSQIERLGNGKPNYRWAKQAAAQHVLQGS from the coding sequence ATGCCCGAATGGACCATCGGTGCGGTGCTGGATGCCATCGCGGACGTCGTTCCAGATCGGCTGATGACGGCGTGCGGCGAGCGCCGGAGCACCTTCGCCCAAACGGCGGTACGCACCAACCAAATTGCAAGCTTTTTGCGGCACAACGGGTTTGGTGTGCATCGTCCGCGGTCGGCGCTTAACCGGTGGGAATGCGGCCAAGATCGGGTTGCGCTGATCATGTACAACGATCTTTACCCCGACATCTTGATCGGGTGCCTGAAGGCGCGCGCCGTCCCGGTCAACGTCAACTATCACTATTCGCCTCGCGAAGTGCGCGAGCTGGTGGAATATGTGCGTCCGCGGGGTATCGTGTATCACCGGTCGCTGGGCGAGCGGCTCGCTGAAGTGCTGCCGTCCGTTGGTGCTGAACTGCTGGTGTCGGTCGACGACGGCAGCACCGTTGCCCCACTGCCGGGCGCAGTTGCGTTGGACGAGGCGCTGGCATCGGGGGATGACGAGCGGGTTACGGGTTCACCGGACGACTTGATCATGATGTGCACCGGCGGTACGACAGGACGTCCCAAGGGAGTGCTCTGGCGCCAAAGCGACATGTACGTGGCAGCGATGGCGGGTAGCGATCACGCGAGCGTGGATGAGATTCAGCAGAAGGTCCGCACCGGGGGCCAGCCCTGGTTTGCCGTCTCACCCCTGATGCATGCCGCGGGAATGTGGACCGCGTTCGCGGCAATCCTCAATGGGCTTAGCGTCATTCTCTACGACAACCGAACCAGGCTCGATCCGCGATCGGTATGGGAAATCGCGGCGCGCGAAAAAGTGGGCATGCTGACGATGGTCGGCGATGCATATGCCGGCCCATTGGTCGCTGAACTACGGCGGGGTTGCTACGACCTGTCGGCGCTGTACGCCATCGGCACCGGCGGAGCGGCCACCAACCCCAAGTACAAGCAGGCGCTGATGGAGTGCCTGCCACACGTCACGGTCATCGACGGATATGGCTCATCGGAATCGGGCAACGCAGCATTCGGACACAGCCGACATGGAATCGTCAGCGACACTTTCGAACTCAGGGAAGGGGTAGCCGTGGTGTCCGCTGACCGCAGCCGGTTCCTGCGACCCGGAGAGCAAGAAATCGGCTGGGTTGCTCGAACGGGCCGGATTCCACTCGGGTACTACAACGATCCGGAAGCCACCGAGCGGACTTTCCCGGAGATCGACGGCCAGCGCGTCGTAATACCCGGCGACCGGGCAACCATCTGGGATGACGGCACCCTCCGACTGCTCGGTCGCGATTCCCAGGTCGTCAACACCGGCGGAGAAAAGGTGTTCGTCGAAGAGGTCGAGGAGGTGCTGCGCGCACACCCAGGTGTGGCCGACGCGCTCGTAGTCGGGCGGCCAAGCGAGCGCTGGGGCGAGGAAGTCGTGGCCCTGGTCGCGGTGCAGCCCGGCCATGGCGACCTCAGCCGGGACGGGCTGTATGACTTTTGCCGTTCGCAGCTGGCGGATTTCAAGGTACCCAAAGAGTTCATCTACGTATCGCAAATCGAGCGCCTGGGCAACGGCAAGCCCAACTATCGATGGGCTAAACAGGCAGCGGCGCAACATGTTCTGCAGGGCTCATGA